DNA from Ammospiza caudacuta isolate bAmmCau1 chromosome 6, bAmmCau1.pri, whole genome shotgun sequence:
TTCAGTAAATCACtgagttttttccctttcttggTCATTTATAGACTCTGTATATCTGGATTTTTAGACAAAGTATTGTTTTCAGAACAATGTATGTTTTACTTCTATAAAAGGATTCGGTTTTGATGTTCTGTGGTTGTTAAGGAATTTTTGAATAATCTGACCTTTTTTCTGGCAGATTTGGAGAAAAATTGTAATTGGCATTTTGTGCCATAGAAGTTGAGAGTGTCAATAGTAAAGCACAAGGGGAAGAGAGTGAAATCAcctattaaaaatgtttatggTGAAGAAACCTCTTGACTTCACACCTTAGTATTGCTGATTTGGAAAGTGCTTGTCTGAACTTCAAGGCCTTGGTCTGCCATTTTGGGAGACAAGGAGTTAGGTGGGGGTGGAAAGACTGGAGTTTGTATTCTTTTTGCTCTGTTACCCATTGCTATCTTCATGGATCTGACACTCTGTTTATCTGACAGTGCACTCAGTACTGCTTCGCCAGGGAAAATTGCACAAAACAAGCCTAGTGCATCAGCATTTTCATTGTGTACTAAGCTGAGCCTCCCTTCACATGGTCACATCCCCTTTTTAATCTGGGATTCCATGTCCCTTTCCCAGTCCAGCCTGTTTCTGTGGTGTCTATTGCTGGTCTCCCTGAGCTTCTGTTTCTGTGGTTTGAGTGTTTTTTGTGTGGCTGAGTGTTAAGACCTGCAGGACTTTTGGAAGTGGTGTTGTTGGGGGGTTAGGCAGTACATTGATTTAGTGTTAGGAGTTTGTCAGAGACTGAGGTGATGGCCGCGTTCAAGTTGGATTTCCTCCCAGAGATGATGGTGGACCATTGCTCCTTGAATGCAAGCCCTGTGTAAGTATTTTCTCTTCATGTCTAAGTTCTAACTAAAATGATAGCTGGAATTGCTGTCTCAAGGCCCTGCTGTCTGTTGGGACAGAGGGGGACAGGAAGGAGAGATAGGACAGcctgcagtttgttttcttgAAGAAATCCTAGTGGTCATGGAAGATTGATGTTGGTTTGaagatggggggaaaatggtCTGATAATTGTGGTGATAAGGACTAAGAAGGAATAAAGCTGTTTGATGACACTGCTTATTGTATGCTACAGGTACTGATATTATAACATGGATTGTTGAAATCATTTGTGGGAAGAACTGTTTCTGTTCTTCCCTATTAATGACTCCAGACTAAACCTTTTAATTAGGAGTAAAATATTCCTTGAATACTGTTGAGGTCATATTAAGAGTTGCCCAGTTAAAAGGAGCCATCTTGTGCTCTTGAAGCTACCCATGGAAGGCAGGGCTGAAAATTATTATTGGATAGGGTAAACAATTTCCAATTGTTCTTAACTGAAATGAAAAGAGGCAGTTTACATGTTTGTAAAGGGTGTTGTTTCCCTTGGCTGTTTGGAGAGGTGCTGACCCTTTCTAaatggaaaggtgaagaggagTGAAAGCATTTATGATTATTCTCTTCCCTTCTAGTAAGAAGCTTTGTTGCTTTTGAAGTCTGTTCATACAGCTATAAAATTATGAGCTTTCCCTAacatcatttttttccttaggttCTCTTAGGTTCTGAATAGCAGTTTATTGATGGGGAAAAATACTAAACAGTActgggcttggatttttttaaaattcttttcagGGAGAAATGCAATTTCAGATGGACAGTGAGGAATACTGTTTACTATCGTGCAGTTAAAAAGCCATTCAAACTGTCTTcaaaggagcaaagcagagATGAAGAAAACTGACTGCTCTGGAAGAAGACCACCTTCAGCAAAGAGTTTGGGGCGGGGGGGAATCATTGTATAGTTGCTGTTCCACTCCCCATGTCCTTTCTAGATTATGAAGGGATTGGTCAGCAGTTTTAACCAACTAGTCACTATAGCTACAACAGGGTGTTGTTACAGTCAGACTTCTGCAGGGAGGGGTGCTCTGGTGTACCACGCTGGGGGTACTGATAACAGACATCACACTGCACCTAACAAATAATGAGGTGTCAATACAGGGAGCAGTGAAGGACTTGTCAGCTGGCTGGGTGGAGCATAACACAGCTTTTATTAATAGGGTGTAAATGCTCATATGGCTAGACAGAATGCCTTGGAACCTATTGAGGATTCCAATACTCAAAACTTCCATGTTGTTGTAGTCTAagaagttactttttttttttcctctgttagAACCCTGACATTATTGAACCTGATTCAGTCTGTGACTAACTGGATTGTCCAATCCCAGCCTTTTCATGTACAATTTAAGCCTCATTTTTTGCCAATTATTGTTGAAAGCTCCCTAGTTTCACAAAGAAGTACTTCCTTGTAAACCTTTAAAGAAACTTACCATTGGATcagttttttctgtttctgtgttttaagATGGAACTTCACCTTGGGAAACAGTTACAATTAGTCTCATGTAAAAATGTAGTAATAACATTCTCTCATTTTCGGTGGTTACTGATAACTTTGGTAGATTGTAGGTAGACTGAGCTTAGGTTCCTTCAAGTTCTGGTTTCTTTTTACATGGCTGAGCTAGTGTTAGTTTTCAGTTATCTCAGCAGATTTATATCCTGAATCCCAGATGTTGACTGCATTATGGGAACAGAGTTTTAAACAGCTGTGTAGAGTGTGTTTCATTTCAAAGTACATAGCTTGCCCGTAAATGTGAGTGTACTCTGGTATGCATACTGGGAATGTGCAAGAGTTCctttttatatgtatattttcaTCATACACATTTATATATGtgtagaaaattattttttctttaattttgccATAGGCATGCTTTTGTTTAGAATTTGTAGGAAGATATAAACcagaattttttggttttgtttttcttagtgCAAAGAAAATGAATGGCACACTGGATCACCCAGACCAACCTGATCTAGATGCTATCAAAATGTTTGTGGGTCAAGTCCCACGGAGCTGGTGTGAAAAGGATCTCAGAGAACTTTTTGAACAGTATGGTGCTGTCTATGAAATCAATGTCTTGCGGGACAGGAGCCAAAACCCTCCTCAAAGCAAAGGTGAGAACTTCTGTACTTCTCTTGTGAGACTTGGGATTTCAGCCACTTTCACATAATTGCAGTCTTAGTTGTATGCTTATTCAAACAGCCCTGTAGAGCTCTGTGTGACCAGATATGCATGCAAGCCCAGACTTTATAAAACCTTTGTGTTTATCTAATTATACTTGAACTGTGATCCAGTCATTAGCTGAGCTCagaaaaatcataattttttttagaacTCAGCAGTGATGGAGATGCTTGAGGAGTATGAATTATAATTGCAAAGCAGAACATCCAGTAATACTGTGTTGCTCCAGAGCATCACTGTGATGATGTCATATGATCAAAATAAGGCTGAATGGGACTCAATTTCAGATAAATATGAAATTGGGGTTTTAGTCATTTGTGTTAATCAAATACTTGTAAACATTACTAATTTTAGTGCCTGCATTTGCAGTTTGGTTATATGCAATATTTCCTATGAAGGTAGGTAGGGTTTTGGTACAAGGAAATAATTGAGTTTGAAAATGAAGTAGCCAACAGATGTATCTGCTTGTTTTAATGGGATGTTGGGTTAGTTCTGAACATATTCTATTTTATTACACTTGAAAATCTTTCTTAAACTTTCGCAAACAGTAGCACCTACCTGTTCCAGCACCTAACCTGTTCTTATCATACATTTTCCATTGGAAGTATGAAGTTGGGCTTGCAATTTCTGTACAGCGCTCCAAGATTGGGTGTTCATTCCTCGTTAACATTTTGTTTCAATTGCAGGGTGCTGTTTTGTTACATTTTATACCCGTAAAGCTGCACTAGAAGCACAGAATGCTCTTCACAACATGAAGATCCTCCCAGGGGtaagagcacagccctgctttcTTCACAACTGTGTCTTGtttctctgagctccagcaccaCTGAAGCACAAACACATTATGTTGCCCTGAAATAATGTTGTAAAAAACCTATTCAAAAGATCAGTGTTATGAGGTCTATATAATAGCAGAACTTACGGGAATTTTggagtatttaaaataatgatatGGCAGTGAAGTGGGTGGAAATGGCTTTTATAATACTCTGAGGAGGAATGATGGCATATAATTAGGAAAGCCTTTTCTTGCAATTTTGTAGTATTATATATGCACCTCTCTTGAGGCAATTTAAgctataatttctttctttcacaaTTGTTATGGGACGTATTCCATATAGTATGAAGTGGATGTAATCTGAGATTAAATAATCTTTTTACATTTCAGATGCACCATCCTATCCAGATGAAACCAGCTGACAGCGAAAAGAGTAATGGTAAGCTTTACTAAAGTCCCAGTTTGGTGTCATCATTTGGGCTAGTCCGGAAACTTGAGGATTTCCCTTTTGCTTAACAGCTTTTGATGAAGTCTTGAATTGGAGGCctggttttttaaaagaaaaaaagtgaaatcagAAAGGtgtgtttttaaataatagGTAGCGTGAGTGGTGTCTCTCAAATTCCATGACTCAGAGTAtctctcttgctgctgcttgTGGTAGAACCATGTTGTCAGTTAGGGAAACATCCAGTGAGTTCTTCTTTGTACTAAGGTGGTTTAAATCTTTTTTGGGGACATGGGCAGTGAGATTGAGTGCATCCTCAGCAAGCTTATCGGTGATGTCAAGCTGAGTGCTGTGGTTATACCCTAGAGGGAAAGGAAGCAGTCCAGAGGAGCCTTGACTGACTGGAGAGGTGGGCCTGTGTTGACCTCATGAAGTTCAGCAAGGCCAAGGTGCTGCAAACATGGATACAGGCTGAGTGATGAGTcaattgagagcagccctgagaagGACTTGGTGGCTAAAAAATGGATATAAACATGCAGTGTACacttgcagcacagaaaaccagtCATATCCTGGGCTGTAGCTAAAGGAGGCATAACAGGTTGAGGGGTGATTCTCCTTCTGCTGTTGTAAGACCCCATCTATTTGCACTGCATCCAGCTCCGAGGCCCCCAGCATAAGACATGGACCTGGGAAGCATGTTCAGGGAAGGGCCATCAAGATATCCTAGGGACGGACACCTCccctgtgaggacaggctgagagagttggggttgttccacctggagaagagaaggctccagggagccTTCTAGCAGCCtgccagtacctgaagggagcctacaaggaGGATGTGGAGGGATTGTTTATCTAGGAGTATAGAGATAGCACAAGGGATCACAGTattaaactgaaagagatttagattagattttatgaagaaattctataccatgaggatggtgaaacATGGGAACACGTTACCCAGAGGaactgtggatgccccatccttggaggtgttcaagacttgtctggatggggctttaagcagcctggtctagtcAGAGGAACTaggtgatttttaaggtcctttctACACCAAtctattctatgattttatgaaatCTAGAAATGCTTTTTCATGTGTTTGTCCAATGTGAAGCAAAGTCCATTGCAGCTGGGGTGGGAATCAAAAATACTTCTTGTAGCATACAAGAGAGGTTGAGAATTAACAGCAGTTCAGTAGAGAAGAAAAACTGAATATTTCTGCACATTGGCCATTTCAGATGGATTAAGAATTTCTTCAGATGTATTAAGAGTTTCTCATCTACCACGGGGTAAATGATCATTTATCTATGCATTTCCTTGTGAGAAATGCCTTTCCTTTATGTACCTACATACAtggatgttcaaatgtgtgTGTATCTGTATTGCTGCAACCTAAGCAAAGAAAGCATTTAGTATCCTATAGTTTCAGCCTTTCTAGGCTCaaccaaattttattttcttcatttgcagTGGTTTGTGTTGCATCATGGAGAAGATAGTCCTGGTTTGAGAACGTTTACCCCTTATTAacataatagaaaaataaaagatggaATGTATGGGTGACATATAGTAGGAGTAATTCCATCTGCAGATTTCTCCATGGGTATACAGGACACGTTCCTGTGTAAATATATCTAGAAAGGAGTCTTTTGAAGTATTCTTTTGAAGTATTTTTGGGAGGAGAACAGAATAGGTTCTCTAAACTTAAAATGACTTCACGTTACATAGAAACACACATACAAATATCCTGGGAAAATAATGGAAAGTTTAAAAAAGTATTCAGTGGAATTTTAGGATGTTATTTCTGAGGCTATTATTTAACTCTTGAGTGTTAATAAAAAATGAAGGTGACAACAATAAATAAGAAAGCATTAGTTAGGAGAGTATTTGAACTTGCCACCAAGACAAGGGATTCTGGATCTCTTGGAACTAAAATGGTCTGCTAAAAGGATTTGaaagcagctttctgctctAAGACCAGAAAATTAATTGGGTGCAACATTAAGATTTAAAGGCCAATTATAGTCATGTCTGCTGGAATAGTTTGGTGTCTTCCTTTCCAGCATCATAGAAGACTCAACAAGTAAGTTGGTTTCCCTTCACTATAGCATTGAATAGGAGAATGTTGTATTCTCATTGTATTCATATTTTTCAAGTCCCATACTGCGCCAAGCTgttcttctctgcagcacagtcctTCATGCATCTtctcaggggctcctcctgggctcttgACCCACCCCTATTTATTCCAGTTACCTTCAcaagctacagctgctgcccaactaagggCTTGGCAGCTGTAGCTCGTTTGGAGTAACTAGGACCCACATACATAGATCTTAACAGGGACTCTCTccataacaatacatatattcaggcccccacatttccccccttttcttttaacaattatACAATTACAATACACATACAGTCCCAGCTCTcaagctgccacagctctcagctgtcttAGATACATACAAACCCCTAGATGTTCCAAGGCTCTTTTCCTTAAAGGCCATATTCTTACAGCTTTCTGCTGTTACAGCTCCTTAATTCAAAGGCCATATGATATGCTaaagtcccagctctcagctggCCTTTCTTCCATAATATCGGAGGGTCCCATACCTTCTCTCAATGTTTGGCTGCGTGTTCTTCATCACATCGGGGTCACCAGTTGTTGTATTCATATTTCTCAAGTCCAATACTGCACCAAGCTgttcttctctgcagcacagtcctTCGTGTGTCTtctcaggggctcctcctgggctcttgACCCACCCCTATTTATTCCAGTTACCTTCAcaagctacagctgctgcccaactaagggcttggcagctgtagctcatttgGAGTAACTAGGACCCACACAGATCTTACAGGGACTCTCTccataacaatacatatattcaggcccccaCAGGAGAAGACTTTTTTGAAGCTTCAAAATGTGCTAGAGTGTTCATCATTTTATATCGTGATGAATgttgttttatattttcaagTGATATTATGAATAATTCACTTCATCCTTTAAAAGGAGGTATTTCAGAGGTGATCAGCATCCTTAAATAAGTAAATCAAAAGTATAAAAATCTGCTCTGAATTTAGATTTACCCCCCTCACTCAAGTGACCTTTAGCTGACATTAGTAACAACTAACTgaaaaatgaagggaaatgCCTTTCTGAACCAGTTATTTTAAATGGTCTGCCCACTGAAAGGTATTCTTCAGCTCTAATATATCTAATAGCATCAGTATTTAGAGCCAAAAAACAGTACCATGCAGTCCGTGGTTTGATTTGAGGTgttatttttgtgcttttgatGCAGATCAGAATGGGCCTATCACTAACAGAAGTAAAAGTGTTCAGTTTTAGCAACTGCTGTTGCTTCCACTGTTGAGAGAGGAGCATGAGGAAATTGGCATATCTAAATTTAGGTGATTGGCATGAGGCTAAAAAGAAGCTTTCTAGAGTTCACTTGCTTGTTTATGTACAGTTAGGTATATGTTGGTAGTCTAAAGATAGAATAAGCAGAGGAAAGACAATGAAAGTAGTACAATAAACCACATTCAAGCCTTGCCTCACCTAGAACTGAAGAGATACAGGGAAGTGCTGAATCTGAcatactttttttcttccttttttaacaTGTCTGTTGTTCACAGACTTAGCAGGCTAAAAATAATCAGCAAATCATAAACATAAAATCATAAAACATCTGTCAGGTTCATTGAAGTACCTCATATGCATCCTGTTGAACTGAAGACATGGTCCGTTACCAGGAATCTGGTTTGATAAGCACATATCCTAAATACAAGGGAAATAACTGCTGTTAACAGAGAAGTCCTAAGATCTAGTAAGCACATATATGCTGGTAATACTCTTTATCTTTTGCTTCCTTAGCAGTAGAAGATAGGAAGTTGTTTATCGGAATGATATCCAAGAAGTGCAATGAAAATGACATTCGAGTGATGTTCTCCCCCTTTGGGCAGATTGAAGAATGCAGGATATTACGGGGCCCCGATGGCCTGAGCCGAGGTAAGCAAAGCAAGAAGCTTTTTTGGCAGTTTGAGGATGCTGGATGCTGCCTTTTGCATCTCAGCCTGGCATTTGAGCTTTTTCTGTGATTCCCACCTACACCTCCTCCCTACTCAGTAAGCATTTTCATTCCTGTATTCATCTCAATAATTGTGGAGGTAGTGAACAACTTGATTCCTTTTTGTTCTTTCCCCAGGTTGTGCATTTGTGACTTTTACAACAAGAGCCATGGCACAAACAGCAATCAAAGCAATGCACCAAGCACAAACCATGGAGGTAAAACAAGTTAGTGGGTGTCAGGAGCAGGTGTAATTGTCAGGCAGTCACTATGGAGTTTCAGGGACTAGAGAGCAGAGAGAAGGACAAGTGCAGTTCTGTGTTTCTTCATAAAAACTGCTCCTGGACCccttgtgtttgttttgctcTATTTTTAGAGTCGGAGATAGAAACTTCATCTGCaaagaaaatactaaaatacaaaacagaattaaaagcaaacaagatTTTAAACCTTTGATGAAATGTTCTgtttgaatatatatataatataaatgtcTGTATCTATGCATAGAGGAGGAGGGGAATGATTCCAATGACTGGGTCttaattcagtatttttgtGACTGCTGGGGATAGCAAGTATGTAATTGTTTGAATTGCTATTTGCAGGGTTGCTCTTCTCCCATTGTTGTAAAATTTGCAGACACGCAGAAGGACAAAGAGCAGAAACGAATTGCTCAGCAACTTCAGCAACAAATGCAACAGATCAGTGCTGCCTCAATATGGGGGAACCTGGCTGGTCTGAACACACTTGGACCCCAGTACTTAGCAGTGAGTTTCTGATTTGGGTTCTTTTCATCTCTTCAGGAATTGGAGTGTTTGACTGTCTTACAGTGTTTAATATATTCATTTTTAGAAGGCTCCTGGAAGATAGGAGCTGGGTTCTTAATCCCCATTTTGTGGATCAGAAGGCTGAAATCGTGTTATGTGCTCTCATCTAGTTGGGATACTTTTATAGGACGATTTCAGCCCCAGTCAGAGTAGCCCTAGTTACTGAAActttgggtttttctcctgcATTCTGTAGAATGCGCTTTTTCTGTATATAGTATTGACTAAATGTTTACCATATAAATGCCCTTTTCAAGTCTCTCTGATGACATAGTTATTGTATTCCTttataattttcctttatttctgttGTCCTCTTCCAGTGAAACCTGGAACAGTACTTGGTACTGTCCAGATAGAGAGGATGATCAGATTTGAAGCAGAGTAAACCCAAACAACAACCAaccaaataaaagcaaaccctACAGAAAATAGAGAGGAGCTATTCTGTTCAGCAAAAATGATGTAACAGAGGGTAGACTACAGTTTCATTTCAGTTGATTTTGCTGGGTTCCTGAAGGATGAACTTTTCAAAAACTGATATGCTTTTGTTCAAGAGAGTTGCCAGAGTAGGTCTGACAACTGTATTCATGTAATATTAAGTCTgaggaacagaaaaggaaaatttcatttcattcttgGTATGGTGTATAGTTGAAATGGGACAATTCTCTTACTACTTTTTTAGTTTTGGTAGATTGGAATTCTTTTAATAACAGCTAGTTAATAGAAAAAGGATTTGGAGATCTCTAAAAATCTTCTGAGCTAAAGCTTGAAATGTCTTTTATGTCTGCTGTGCATAAGGAGAGTAGAGGGGGTTCCCTCTCCTGGTGGCTCTTTCATTTTGGTTTGGCATTGCCATTTGGCCCATGCTGGCAGTGTCAGCTGTACAGTCTGTTTTGAGGTAGCATATCCTTAGGGTTGGTAATCCTGCCTTAGGTGCTTTGAATAAGAATTCTCTCACTACTGATTCTGCTGGTTTTGTCTTTGTGTGTTGGCTATAATTttccctcagcactgctcaTGTTGAGTGAGGAAAGCATTGTGCTGTTGCTTTGGCTGCAAAGTGCTGCATGGGCTACGTGGAGCTTCCCTGTGGTGGTGCTCTGGCTGTGTTGTTCAGGGAATTCTCTTTATGCTTTGCTGTGATGTGGTGCATGGGCTGCAGGAATTCATTTGTGACGGCGCTCTGGCTGTGGTGTGATGCATTTTCTCCCAGAAGCAGAGCCAGCCCTCACTCTcactcttgttttgttttttggtgtaATGTCTAGCTTTATttgcagctccttcagcagaCAGCAGCTGCTTCATCTGGGAACCTGAACACACTGAGCAGCCTCCACCCAATGGGAGGTGAGTTTTCTTCAAGCAGAAGACAAATTAAGTGCCAAACAAAAGAGAACAAGGGTAGACAAAGTAGCCAAAAGGCTGTAGGCATTTTAATCTCATTTAAATAAGTAGTCCTGTGTTTGCCTACTCCTTTGAAATGACAGGAATTCTCTGCTACAAGTGTGGCTGTTCCTTCTTAATCTTACTTAACTATTGTCCCCAAGGTAAGTGGTGGTATCTCCCCAACCTCTGGCATTTAAAATTGTCTTCCCTTATGGGTAGCAAAAAGAATGCTCTCTGTATTTGTTTTCATCCAAACAGGTGCATATGTGAAGAGCTGTTTTTTTGAAATAGGCACTCACTAATGCACATGTTTTCAATGGTTCTGGATTCTTAGTTTTCCCATTTTCAATACCCAAGAACAAAGCATTTACATTGGAAATACATTGTTGTTAGGAATGTGAGCTAGTGCTTCATTCAGATTCTTTTATTCATTCATTTGAATTACAGTTCATTATGCCATTACTTTTAGGGAAAATCAGCTTCATAGATAAGAGCCAAATTCCTTGCTATGGACTACTAGTCAGAATATTCACTGAGTATAGCAGTCCTGGAGCTGTAAATTGGTTGTCCCTTTTGTCTTCACGCAGTTGGGAATAATAAAACACATGTTAGCAACTCCTTTCACCACATTCTCTAAATTCTCCTGCTGGCAGAGAAATCTATAGTTTTGATTTTAATACTGAAGACTTTCAACTTTTCAAATTGCCTCCTGGAGTTTAATGGTAGTTGCCAGTATCACGTGCCCTTTCTGTGCAGAAGTTCATCCAAAAGTGTCTTTGTAGATCTGACTTGCATTGGCTGGTGCACCCATCAGTAACAATTACAGGTGTTTGCAAAGTGTTACATTTTCATTTGTAAGAATTTTGATTTATACTGGAAGTTGATTCTGAATTCAGCTTGCTACATTGACTTCTTTCATGTTAGACCTCTTCAGAGCTTTTAGATCCAAGACCTGTGCAAAAAGCAACTTGTTAAAAAACCATTTCACTGATATGCTGTGTGGGGATGATctataaattattttgttgGGCACATGATCCTGCCTTTCCCGCCTCTTGTGTCTGCTATAAAACAGGATgtaataaagaagaaattacaGCAGTAAGCACTGGGGCAGAGGGAAGGCCATAACTATCTGAGACTGAGAAGTTTACAGGGTAATTCTTTCTTCACTattaaagaacaaaacaaaacaaccccctcaaaaaaaacaacaacaacaacagcaaaaaccaCCACACCTTCAAACCTGAAATCCAGACATATAAATAGTGTGTTACATGGTTATTCCAAATCTGATTCCTTACCAAAAAAGTTGTAGTTTTAAGGTCTTGATGATATCTCAGCTGATCTCCTTTCTTGAAATTCATAGAAAGAGAAATTAACTAGGTTATTAGATCCCACACTTACCAGACTTTGCAGACAAAATTTAATCTCAACGCTGTTTGAAAGCAGATGGGAAAACAGTGTGATGACAAGAGGACAGGTGCAGCGTGCACATGACAAACTGCTTCAGTAAGGAACAAGCTGCTCTGTTCTTCATTAGCTCCAACACTTGCACTTTTAACCCTCTGTAGcacaataaaagcaaaatagaaAACTTCTTTAGCTTTATGCTTTTATGTTACAATTGAATCTTTAGAATCTAAATAAAGGCAGAATCCATTTGTTTTGGATACTAAATTTGCCAAAGGAAACAGATCCTGCCACAAACACGTAACAATtgaaaaagagtttaaaaaaccaaacaaactatACTGAAGGTATTAGAAGTACTTTAGAAAGTAATTTGTCTATCATGCATTGTCACATTCTTATGTTGTCAATTTAATGTTTAAATTACAAAACTGAGGTTTTAATTATTTGAGATGTGTGCTTTGCTCCCAAGGTCTTACTGACTATCCAAAAGATGAGATACTACGTCTGCTTAGGATGTTCTGATGTTTTTAAATGAAGGGTGATTAATTTAGTTTTGTTTCTAATTATGTTGGGAATAAGTATTAGGGATTGTCTGAAGTCAGATGAagagagaaggaattgtttaaATAATCAAAGGTAGAgacaagaaatggaaaataaggGAAAAGTGAAGGGAGGCAGAATTGGAAGAATAGAGCTAGTCTACCAAAGGATGGTTAAAATTCAGGAGGATATCCATTCTAATGGATCCTCTGgcagaaaaagagcaaaatacaGTCAGTACTGACCAAATGGTTTCATTCAGAAGCAGTGGCTCAAAGTGAAGGTGAATCAGATTAATAAATTGACCAGTAAAATTCATAAACACAGGGGTCCCTTGCTTCCCACACACAGCATGCCTGaggttttgttttactttccGGTGGGTTTGACCAGCCTGCGCATACGTTGGTTGATCCTGTGGTCATGAGTTGCCACTTAACAATTGTCTCACAATTGACTGTTACTTCTTGGCTGCCAGGGGGACCAAACAAAACATGCTGATGCTCAGCTGATGGTGGGTTGAAGCCATGCCTTTGTGGCCTCTGTAGTGTGAGGCCTTCATGAAGGAATTTTGCAGTTAGTGCTGTCCACATACAAAGAGTGTGGAGGACGTGAGGGCGGGAGAAGTTGTTGGCCTGGTGTCTAGGCAACTTCTGTAGCTTGCACATAAGCTCTCAGACCCTGGCTTAACTCCTATGTTTTGTTGACTGGAGAGAACACTGCTTGAAAATGTCTGTCCTTTGGAGTCTCCATCTGGCGTAATGACTACCTGGCCTTTTCCAGAATCACATCTGTCTGGGGAAAGAGAAAGATGTTCAGTCATAGCAAGGAGCTGCAATGTAGGAAGGATTGGTAACTAGTGTtaaggctgttgcttttaagcTCGCTGCCGTTGGTCCCTGTGATGAGCTTGCTGTGTGTGCCACACGTGGGTGccgtggcagtgccagcagacCCTCGCATTGCTGCCTGTGTTGCAGGACTGAACGCCATGCAGTTACAGAacctggctgccctggcagccgcGGCCAGCGCGGCTCAGAACACACCGAGTGGCACCGCCGCGCTcacctcctcc
Protein-coding regions in this window:
- the CELF1 gene encoding CUGBP Elav-like family member 1 isoform X6, which translates into the protein MNGTLDHPDQPDLDAIKMFVGQVPRSWCEKDLRELFEQYGAVYEINVLRDRSQNPPQSKGCCFVTFYTRKAALEAQNALHNMKILPGMHHPIQMKPADSEKSNAVEDRKLFIGMISKKCNENDIRVMFSPFGQIEECRILRGPDGLSRGCAFVTFTTRAMAQTAIKAMHQAQTMEGCSSPIVVKFADTQKDKEQKRIAQQLQQQMQQISAASIWGNLAGLNTLGPQYLALLQQTAAASSGNLNTLSSLHPMGGLNAMQLQNLAALAAAASAAQNTPSGTAALTSSSSPLSVLTSSGSSPSSSSSSSVNPMASLGALQTLAGATAGLNVSSLAGMAALNGGLGSGGLSNGTGSTMEALTQAYSGIQQYAAAALPTLYNQSLLTQQSIGAAGSQKEGPEGANLFIYHLPQEFGDQDLLQMFMPFGNVVSAKVFIDKQTNLSKCFGFVSYDNPVSAQAAIQSMNGFQIGMKRLKVQLKRSKNDSKPY
- the CELF1 gene encoding CUGBP Elav-like family member 1 isoform X8 produces the protein MNGTLDHPDQPDLDAIKMFVGQVPRSWCEKDLRELFEQYGAVYEINVLRDRSQNPPQSKGCCFVTFYTRKAALEAQNALHNMKILPGMHHPIQMKPADSEKSNVEDRKLFIGMISKKCNENDIRVMFSPFGQIEECRILRGPDGLSRGCAFVTFTTRAMAQTAIKAMHQAQTMEGCSSPIVVKFADTQKDKEQKRIAQQLQQQMQQISAASIWGNLAGLNTLGPQYLALLQQTAAASSGNLNTLSSLHPMGGLNAMQLQNLAALAAAASAAQNTPSGTAALTSSSSPLSVLTSSGSSPSSSSSSSVNPMASLGALQTLAGATAGLNVSSLAGMAALNGGLGSGGLSNGTGSTMEALTQAYSGIQQYAAAALPTLYNQSLLTQQSIGAAGSQKEGPEGANLFIYHLPQEFGDQDLLQMFMPFGNVVSAKVFIDKQTNLSKCFGFVSYDNPVSAQAAIQSMNGFQIGMKRLKVQLKRSKNDSKPY
- the CELF1 gene encoding CUGBP Elav-like family member 1 isoform X1 — its product is MNGTLDHPDQPDLDAIKMFVGQVPRSWCEKDLRELFEQYGAVYEINVLRDRSQNPPQSKGCCFVTFYTRKAALEAQNALHNMKILPGMHHPIQMKPADSEKSNAVEDRKLFIGMISKKCNENDIRVMFSPFGQIEECRILRGPDGLSRGCAFVTFTTRAMAQTAIKAMHQAQTMEGCSSPIVVKFADTQKDKEQKRIAQQLQQQMQQISAASIWGNLAGLNTLGPQYLALYLQLLQQTAAASSGNLNTLSSLHPMGGLNAMQLQNLAALAAAASAAQNTPSGTAALTSSSSPLSVLTSSAGSSPSSSSSSSVNPMASLGALQTLAGATAGLNVSSLAGMAALNGGLGSGGLSNGTGSTMEALTQAYSGIQQYAAAALPTLYNQSLLTQQSIGAAGSQKEGPEGANLFIYHLPQEFGDQDLLQMFMPFGNVVSAKVFIDKQTNLSKCFGFVSYDNPVSAQAAIQSMNGFQIGMKRLKVQLKRSKNDSKPY
- the CELF1 gene encoding CUGBP Elav-like family member 1 isoform X2; the protein is MNGTLDHPDQPDLDAIKMFVGQVPRSWCEKDLRELFEQYGAVYEINVLRDRSQNPPQSKGCCFVTFYTRKAALEAQNALHNMKILPGMHHPIQMKPADSEKSNAVEDRKLFIGMISKKCNENDIRVMFSPFGQIEECRILRGPDGLSRGCAFVTFTTRAMAQTAIKAMHQAQTMEGCSSPIVVKFADTQKDKEQKRIAQQLQQQMQQISAASIWGNLAGLNTLGPQYLALYLQLLQQTAAASSGNLNTLSSLHPMGGLNAMQLQNLAALAAAASAAQNTPSGTAALTSSSSPLSVLTSSGSSPSSSSSSSVNPMASLGALQTLAGATAGLNVSSLAGMAALNGGLGSGGLSNGTGSTMEALTQAYSGIQQYAAAALPTLYNQSLLTQQSIGAAGSQKEGPEGANLFIYHLPQEFGDQDLLQMFMPFGNVVSAKVFIDKQTNLSKCFGFVSYDNPVSAQAAIQSMNGFQIGMKRLKVQLKRSKNDSKPY